A window of the Trichoderma asperellum chromosome 4, complete sequence genome harbors these coding sequences:
- a CDS encoding uncharacterized protein (TransMembrane:17 (o23-42i63-82o88-114i126-146o158-178i255-279o299-317i370-396o402-423i483-504o516-537i878-901o929-953i1009-1026o1032-1049i1112-1136o1142-1166i)), with the protein MAIKIFRLLQNGQLDFSLEFENIIFAIVPASCALLAVILDSVCGMPWRRGRGQRPRLRAAIQYRAVLAILTGLHAISLAFYYRNSGASALFSATGTAAYVLRLVASFVVFLSFTLPIPSSELRTDIYLLATCVADGFRLHTLWAMARQPGEPVGIALPALQAAVAAVSGAALILSEVFSNFKVHASRKQSGPVHVDEPGSGVFGMLFFGWLWPLLQYGHKNTIATSDLESVIARSTATFTLGSDWMYAMEDGRKFIFAIALPFLGAVIIQILSAGATLAQPFIVQGIVSYLQSKQNKSIGIWLVIAMVFDQLAISVLEAHGSHAFNQLSFKTRSFLIHRIALRSLGGSPPAGGWNAAGNRVIVHVSQDSAAIAGAVQLLGMIIPNILVIGIGSYMLFRLIHLAFLGPLLAAIACTLLPTLLAGPLSRSEHRLLQATELRIASIKHLISEVRSLRFGNIQHTTESQATDNRRQEIEAAGTFRRILTVVIVAAVFLSSLATLAAFGGFSLSPQHNLDYGILFTSLSTMQIMLTPLLSIIQMLPEFVSSLVSWKRLLYYVKINEEDLPSSKSPQSLAFISEKPTSPQNTLVKMVNLTAKTGETLLTMEDMTAEWASGSAFIEHANLSLGMGRMAIVAGAAGSGKSSILKAILGESTVVKGRLTVSAHRLSLCDQMLWFIPELSIKENIVFGKPFDQHLYNRVVACCCLDRDLRALDGGDGTRLSITGSPLSGGQRRRVSLARTLYDSGDLFLLDDIFNGLDAKTRATVATNVFGTNGFIQEIGAAAILVCAEPPWIMLSFPCIEFYMIQNSHLNVVDKSTFVENEIKHARHQGSKSAIAATTTEVSSFDGVEGRQSALAEEEVVVDDFLSREKAKTWEAHLIYFKSLGSPIAVAIAGVFLFAWAGTDRAGSFWLSHWASQYSNLGHGVENGYYVGIYVAFSVAGVLAMFISVWITFMRIVPESSINLHRDMLSVLVKSPAYAVEQHKSENLNRFTNDIEAVDLHLPQSLQNLITSIASCIGSIVVIGVGSPYTMISLPILLPLIFILQKFYLKTSFQLRSLQVAAQAPMLQMVGAILEGRITIRAFNQNQYMARLMSDCINRGLMMGYLFKSVQIWVTLMLGLVNGCLAIALASLLIGLGGSNSITWGGLALVNVIRLGQDAMLLLTWWTRFESTMACMDRICDYTRRTPQERVQIPEDSVDCAWPEHGRIQVKNLSLAHQSRRVIKDLNIDIPAGSKVAILGRTGSGKTSLLQAFFKLIRCTGGILEVDGINIFSVSSDLVQSRLVGHSQSFVADSSATVRQNLDTEARIADPDIQHLLSSLAPPQIAGDIMSRLDSRWNECNFSDGRQRIIGLARTLLRDSAVYVMDEPTSGMDEQSHTSAMKAVFSILSNKTVITTTHTLVGITIFDYIIVIDDGCLVEQGSPTALLAEESSMLSQLLHAQ; encoded by the exons ATGGCGATTAAGATTTTCAGGTTGTTACAGAATGGGCAACTCGATTTTTCTCTGGAATTCGAGAATATCATATTTGCAATTGTGCCCGCGAGCTGTGCGCTACTTGCAGTGATCCTTGATAGCGTTTGCGGCATGCCATGGCGGCGCGGTCGTGGCCAACGCCCACGCTTGAGAGCAGCAATTCAATACAGA GCTGTTCTGGCGATACTTACTGGCCTGCATGCGATTTCTCTAGCTTTCTATTATCGAAATTCGGGTGCCTCTGCTCTATTCTCGGCCACCGGCACTGCAGCTTATGTACTCCGACTGGTTGCTTCCTTTGTCGTCTTTCTCAGCTTTACTCTCCCAATTCCCAGTTCTGAACTTCGAACGGACATATATTTGCTGGCAACATGCGTTGCTGATGGTTTTCGACTTCACACTCTCTGGGCCATGGCCCGGCAGCCGGGCGAACCTGTCGGGATCGCTCTTCCCGCACTACAGGCAGCTGTGGCTGCCGTGAGTGGTGCTGCCTTAATTCTTTCTGAAGTATTCTCGAATTTCAAGGTGCACGCCTCTAGAAAGCAATCTGGCCCAGTGCATGTGGATGAGCCAGGAAGTGGCGTCTTTGGcatgctcttcttcggctGGCTCTGGCCGTTGCTCCAGTACGGACACAAAAACACCATTGCCACCAGCGATTTAGAGTCCGTTATCGCTCGCTCCACGGCGACCTTTACGCTCGGCAGCGATTGGATGTATGCCATGGAGGATGGGAGGAAGTTCATATTCGCAATCGCCCTTCCTTTTCTCGGCGCGGTTATTATCCAAATTCTCAGCGCTGGAGCTACTTTAGCACAGCCGTTCATCGTTCAAGGGATTGTATCCTATTTGCAAAGTAAGCAAAACAAATCAATTGGTATCTGGCTTGTTATTGCTATGGTATTCGA CCAGCTTGCCATCAGCGTTCTAGAGGCCCATGGAAGCCATGCATTTAATCAACTCTCTTTCAAGACGAGGTCCTTTCTCATACACAGAATTGCACTTCGAAGTCTTGGTGGCTCACCTCCGGCTGGCGGGTGGAACGCGGCCGGCAACAGGGTCATTGTTCACGTCTCACAAGACTCGGCGGCGATTGCTGGCGCAGTGCAATTGTTAGGCATGATTATTCCCAACATTCTCGTCATTGGAATTGGCTCATACATGCTTTTTCGACTTATCCATCTTGCGTTTCTTGGCCCGCTGCTAGCTGCAATTGCTTGCACGTTACTTCCCACGCTACTGGCAGGGCCGCTCTCGCGGAGCGAGCATCGTCTGTTACAAGCTACTGAACTTCGCATTGCAAGTATAAAGCATCTTATCTCAGAAGTTAGGAGCCTTCGCTTCGGCAACATACAGCATACGACAGAAAGTCAGGCTACAGATAACAGAAGGCAGGAGATTGAGGCGGCAGGGACGTTTCGCCGCATCCTCACTGTGGTTATAGTCGCAG CCGTCTTTCTCTCAAGTCTTGCTACATTGGCCGCCTTCGGCGGCTTCTCCCTGTCGCCGCAACACAACTTAGACTATGGTATCCTCTTCACGTCTTTGTCGACCATGCAGATTATGCTcactcctcttctctcaatCATACAAATGTTACCAGAATTTGTTAGCTCTCTTGTGAGTTGGAAACGTCTTTTATACTATGTTAAAATAAACGAGGAAGATCTGCCATCTTCTAAGTCTCCTCAGAGTCTCGCTTTCATCTCTGAAAAACCGACATCACCACAgaatactttagtaaaaatGGTGAACCTCACCGCTAAGACTGGAGAAACCCTGCTGACAATGGAAGATATGACTGCTGAGTGGGCATCCGGCTCAGCATTCATTGAGCATGCTAATCTCTCGTTGGGGATGGGGCGCATGGCAATCGTGGCTGGTGCCGCAGGTTCTGGAAAATCAAGCATTCTGAAGGCTATCCTAGGGGAAAGTACTGTGGTCAAAGGCCGTCTTACAGTCAGCGCACATAGATTGTCACTGTGTGATCAAATGCTCTGGTTTATTCCCGAGTTGTCGATCAAGGAAAACATCGTTTTCGGAAAGCCCTTTGACCAACATCTTTATAATAGAGTTGTCGCTTGCTGTTGTTTAGATCGAGACCTGAGGGCGCTGGATGGCGGAGACGGCACGAGGCTCAGCATCACCGGCTCACCACTCAGTGGTGGGCAGCGGCGCCGAGTGTCATTGGCACGAACCCTCTATGACTCTGGAGATCTGTTTCTGCTTGATGATATATTTAATGGACTGGATGCCAAAACAAGGGCCACTGTTGCTACGAATGTTTTTGGTACAAATGGATTTATTCAAGAGAtaggcgctgctgccattctcGTTTGTGCTGAAC CGCCCTGGATCATGTTATCTTTTCCTTGCATCGAATTCTACATGATTCAAAACAGCCACCTCAATGTTGTGGACAAAAGCACATTTGTGGAAAATGAGATCAAACATGCAAGGCACCAAGGTTCCAAATCGGCTATAGCAGCCACAACAACGGAGGTCTCTTCATTTGACGGAGTAGAGGGACGGCAGTCTGCcttggctgaagaagaagttgtCGTAGATGATTTTTTATCACgcgaaaaggcaaagacttGGGAAGCCCATCTCATATACTTCAAGTCTTTGGGCTCTCCAATTGCTGTCGCCATCGCTGGCGTGTTTCTATTTGCTTGGGCTGGCACTGACAGAGCTGGAT CTTTCTGGTTGTCGCATTGGGCAAGCCAGTATTCAAACCTGGGCCATGGCGTCGAGAATGGTTACTACGTCGGAATATATGTTGCATTCTCTGTGGCAGGTGTTTTGGCGATGTTTATTTCGGTTTG GATCACTTTTATGCGTATCGTGCCGGAAAGTAGCATCAACCTCCACCGAGACATGCTTTCGGTTCTAGTCAA GAGCCCCGCTTACGCTGTTGAACAGCACAAATCCGAAAATCTCAACAG GTTTACGAATGATATTGAAGCTGTTGATCTACATCTTCCACAGTCGCTACAAAATCTTATAACCT CGATCGCATCCTGCATCGGCTCTATTGTCGTCATCGGCGTCGGGTCACCTTACACAATGATCAGTCTCCCTATTCTTCTGCCTCTaattttcattcttcaaaAATTTTATTTGAAGACTTCATTTCAGCTTCGCTCGCTCCAGGTCGCGGCACAGGCGCCTATGCTCCAAATGGTGGGCGCTATCCTGGAAGGTCGCATCACCATTCGCGCGTTCAACCAAAACCAATACATGGCTCGTCTCATGTCAGATTGCATAAATCGAGGCTTAATGATGGGATATTTGTTTAAGTCGGTGCAGATATGGGTTACGTTGATGCTAGGCCTCGTTAATGGATGCTTGGCCATCGCGCTCGCAAGTTTGTTAATCGGTCTTGGCGGGTCAAACAGCATTACTTGGGGGGGCCTCGCGCTGGTCAATGTCATTCGGTTAGGGCAGGAcgccatgctgctgcttacGTGGTGGACAAGATTTGAGTCGACCATGGCTTGCATGGATCGGATCTGCGATTACACTCGGCGTACGCCGCAAGAACGTGTTCAGATTCCGGAAGATAGTGTTGACTGTGCTTGGCCTGAGCATGGTAGAATACAGGTCAAGAATTTATCACTTGCTCATCa GTCACGCCGCGTTATCAAGGACTTAAACATCGATATTCCGGCTGGAAGTAAAGTGGCGATCCTGGGTAGAACTGGCAG CGGCAAAACATCGTTACTGCAggctttctttaaattaattcgGTGTACCGGCGGCATCCTTGAAGTGGACGGCATCAACATCTTTTCCGTCAGCAGTGATCTGGTGCAGTCGCGTCTAGTTGGACATTCGCAGAGCTTCGTAGCAGACTCGAGCGCGACTGTCAGGCAAAATCTCGATACTGAAGCTAGAATTGCCGATCCTGACATTCAGCATTTGCTCTCTTCCCTTGCACCTCCGCAGATAGCTGGAGACATCATGTCCAGACTGGATTCGAGATGGAATGAGTGCAATTTTTCAGACGGCCGGCAGCGCATTATAGGCCTCGCACGAACTTTGCTCCGGGATTCGGCTGTGTATGTGATGGATGAGCCCACAAGCGG GATGGATGAACAAAGCCATACTTCTGCTATGAAGGCTGTATTTAGCATCTTATCTAACAAGACTGTTATAACTACAACTCACACACTAGTGGGCATCACTATATTTGACTACATTATTGTTATTGACGACGGATGTCTTGTCGAGCAAGGTTCTCCGACGGCCCTTCTAGCTGAAGAAAGTAGTATGTTAAGTCAGCTTCTTCACGCACAGTAA
- a CDS encoding uncharacterized protein (EggNog:ENOG41), producing MAAAAVYSPSVYDSLPSLHAASDTFEQLHELFLKHEVYNELAICLLHRHFDLSPSEKLVELGAISSPWEDSQNRPNVFGGSIVPRSWAFRQGSLFPFEFGYNEGLKAEVYKPLPEKPAFYTELNDLLVKHGLEHLLGLTLNTDEIRSGTVKFEKTFDRSNVVFTIKYDNEIAAKEAIPAM from the exons atggccgccgccgcagttTACAGCCCTTCTGTCTATGACTCCCTCCCCAGTCTCCATGCTGCTTCGGACACCTTcgagcagcttca TGAACTGTTCTTGAAGCATGAGGTCTACAATGAACTCGCCATCTGTTTGTTGCATCGCCACTTTGATCTCTCTCCCTCCGAGAAACTAGTTGAGCTTGGAGCTATATCTTCCCCGTGGGAGGACAGCCAGAATCGCCCCAATGTCTTTGGGGGATCTATTGTGCCCAGATCTTGGGCTTTCCGTCAGGGATCTTTGTTCCCCTTTGAGTTTGGGTATAACGAAGGCTTAAAGGCTGAAGTTTATAAGCCGTTGCCCGAGAAACCTGCTTTTTACACAGAGCTTAACGATCTTCTCGTGAAACATGGGCTTGAGCACCTTCTAGGTCTTACTCTTAACACTGACGAAATTCGTTCTGGTACAGTCAAGTTCGAGAAAACCTTTGATCGCTCTAATGTTGTGTTTACTATTAAGTATGACAATGAAATAGCAGCTAAAGAGGCTATTCCCGCTATGTGA